The genomic segment CCCGGATCCAAAAGTCCTCTTTCCATCAGAATCATAGCACATGCTGCTGTCACCGGCTTTGTCTGAGAATAGAGACGGAATATGGTATCTCTGGAAATTAATCTGCGATTTTCCCTGTCAGCCATTCCCTCCTCACAATAGAGGAGCTCTTCTCCTCCTTTTTCTACCAGAAGATTCACTCCCATCACTTCACAATGGTCCACTGCCTGTTTCATTACCTTACTGATCTTCTCTTTTATATCCATGTCACAATACCTCGTTTCTGATTTTTTATCGTTCACTTTTCCTGTATTCAAATATTTTTTCTTCCGCTACAGTCTTACCTGTGCCTGCTGCCTGTTTTCCTCCCTGAATGCCCTGGGAGTCATATGGTATCTTTCCTTAAATACCCGGTGAAAATAACTGTTATTCTCGTATCCCACAGCTGCAATAATGTCACTGATGGCCAGATCTGTGTCACACATCAACTCTACGGATTTATTCAGACGTTTCCTCTGAAGCAACTCCTTGAAATTAAAGCCTGTGGTTTTCTTGATCATCTTGCTTAGCACATGCATGGGCAGATGAAGCGTTTCACACAGCTCAGTGAGAGTTGCAGTTTTGTATTTCTGTTCTATATAGTCCAGGGTTGTCATAGAGATCATATTCTCGTACTGATTTGGCACACGCATTTCCACATACTGTACGGAATCCACCAGATACAGGAAAATCAGCCCCATAGTTGTCTGATTGATCCGGTTATTCTCACCCTTACCTGTCACCAGAGAATAGATCATATTCTCCAACAGATTCTGGATCTGCAGAACCTCTGCCACTCTGAAATAAAGATACTCTCCCTTCTCCTCATCCTGGCGAAGAATATTTACCAGAAAATCTGCCAGCACATTATTTCGCCCTGCCATGGAATAAGTCACATCAAAAAATTCCGGAAGGATCATAAAATTAATAGCAATGTCACTCTCTC from the Blautia wexlerae DSM 19850 genome contains:
- a CDS encoding AraC family transcriptional regulator, which codes for MQQELLDHLKKITEEEQKILDGRAEVDKELYTSGRDFIVDSRKMLNEGKLITVRTHTRFVYFPAHRHNFIEVLYVCEGSVTNIIDGKKVVVGKGELLFLNQYTKHELLPAGESDIAINFMILPEFFDVTYSMAGRNNVLADFLVNILRQDEEKGEYLYFRVAEVLQIQNLLENMIYSLVTGKGENNRINQTTMGLIFLYLVDSVQYVEMRVPNQYENMISMTTLDYIEQKYKTATLTELCETLHLPMHVLSKMIKKTTGFNFKELLQRKRLNKSVELMCDTDLAISDIIAAVGYENNSYFHRVFKERYHMTPRAFREENRQQAQVRL